The DNA window AACTGGTATTAAGCAAACCGTAAAAGAACGCTCTTTAATATCCACTCAAGGCTTGAGGGCTAATGCCAAACCAAACTTTGCACTCTTGTCTATAGACTTGGTGTCCACCTCAGTTGACACGGTGATTAGTGATTTGGGGCGCCATTCATGCTGGATCAGGGCGCTTGCCTTGCCAAAGTTATTCAGTCGAGCCTTCACAGTGGTCAAGGGGTCCAACAAATGTTGAGTGCCGACAGTGATGGTATTCTCATTACTCGTAAAACTGTGTGCCACCTCAGCACCAACTGCAGTGCTGGTCACTGGGTTCACTGTGTGGTAGTAAGATCCAGTCAAGGTGTCACCCTTGTCATTCCTAAAGCAGGAAGACAGTCATTAAATTTCTCAAAAATCTGTTAAGAATACATATGACACATATGCCCAACCGTTGCATTGCATACTAATTATCGTCTTGAATCTTGATCTGCAAGGAACAAAGTAAATTTAAAACAAGTAATTAGCAGACTACTCACAGAGTCAACGAGGCGATGAGATCAGAATTTGTGAAGCTTGCACCAAAGTTGCATTTGGTTAAAGCACCTTCCTTGGTATCAAAAGACATATCAGTCCCAATGGCAATTTTATCGCTTCCCAGAACACCAGAAAAGTTCACAATGGGGTTGACAGTCAACCCAATGCTTGAGCTAATACCAGCACGCTCATGCAGGTACTGAAGCTCCAACTACAAATGGCAACGAAAATCCATAATTAAAGAAGGATCAAATATTTAgcacatcagatttcatataGTAAAACATTGTCCACTTTAATTTACCTTCCCAGACCTTTGATCAGGAACTTTAAAGCTTAAGATTGTCTTCAAACCAGGTGCTGGCTCATCAATAGTGAAAGTGGTAAAGAGCTGGCATGGATTCCAAAATCTAATGTAAATAGAAGATGAGTACAGCACAATCCAAGTGAACCAAGGTAAAAGTAAAGCATACATTAGCGGCTGTATCCACTTTAATATCGGTTGTGACATTTTTATGCTTCAATTGGGTATTAATGTCTGCCAAAAACAATTCACCTTTCTTCGTTCCCGTTGAAGTGAGAGTCTGCGACAAAACAAGAAATTAACAATAACTGCAAGGTAAAAAATATATCCGGACACTCCAACAAAACAATTGATACATCGAATTAACCAACGAAACAAAACATGTGCATACAAGCCCATCTGTGATTACAGTTGCACTAAACACATCAAAACACTAAATATAAACTACCAAATAATCTGCACACCAGCTACCACAAATGATACACATCTTAGTTCAGAACTCAAAGGAGAAGAGTGAGATGCAAAGGAAATGATTAATTAATTCCCACAGTATATTTGTTTGTGAAATACAATTTTCAAATGTTTTAAAACAAAGGCTAATACTAGGAAAAGTAATGCAGCATATGTACAAGTTAATACgaatcaaaataatatataaatacattTAAATACGTGCGACTGCTACGATAGTAAGAAAGACAAAAAAAACACAACATTTTCTTCAAGTTTCGATTGAACTTGACAAAGAAAAACGCCTTTCTCACCCAATCCGATGTAAAAACTAGAACGAACCCCACAACAGACACATGCACTATGATAACCGATGTTTTAAGTAAGAAATTGATCCGTTATTTCAGTACAACATTTTCAACCGAGattcaacaaaaaaaaactggcttcacaaatATGACTTCCACGAAATCAACAACCTAGTAGAGGCACTCATACCCCACAGACATTCAACTATAGACCTCAGAAACTTTTAGAGACGAAAAGCAAACTGCGATATACACAGACAAAACGCTGCACCAAATGCATAGCAACATAGAAACGACGATAATgccaaacaaaaaaaataaaaatgtctaTCAACAGACAGAACATCTACAAAATGCACAgaagatttatttttaaaaaacgaaaaagaaaaaaaaaatcacacacaacacacactatAACATAGCAGAATGAGATtgattaacatttaaaaatccaaatacATAGCTAAAACAACATGCACCACACTAACTATTTACCAAAATAAAATCACGAGACCCGTAAAAACGAATCCAAAGCTAGATCTGTAAAATAACACCATAAATGCTCACAAAACACTTACAACTCCAGTAGGAGAATAGGTGGTGATCGTAAACTTCTGGTCGCTGCTCAAGTAATCCTTGTTCAGAAGATCTAATtccacaaaaaaaaataaaaatcacagCTAATCCACatcaaaaaacaaaagaaacaggaatcaaaaTAAAGAACCTCGAGCTCTTTTGCCAATATCAGAGTACAGCCCCGGTCCCTTGCCCATGATTCTTCGACCTcagatgaaaattttaaaaaacaaatatgGCGAGAGAGAGAattgatttattatttatttgccaAAATCATTATATTTTGTGTTTCTTTTCCGCAGGGCAAGTCTTTCTGAGAATCTGAGCCGTTGATGGGCAGCGGTTGTTTATGGACCGTTGAGTTTTGAGATTTCCATTTAGAAGGGTTTAAGGGACACGTGGCACTTGTGGGTATGCGCTGTAATTTTTATTCGGCAAAAAGATAATGCCAGTGAGGTGTATTGTTCCtcaagaaatgtgatttttaggGATCACAAATATTTCTTTtgctataaataataaaatattctcgaataaataactaaaaagaAAATAGATCTACTTTCACTTTATTCGTTACACATCTAgtttttaaatatcaatttttttgacaagattttaaatattatattactaTTAGAAAATCCGAATTTCTCTTTTACCATAAaccatagtttttttttttttccattagCAAACATTGTTTGCTCCAATCTGCGGattaaaaaattgaattttaattatctctCAGTCATAATTATTGGCGTAGGaacaaatttaattatctctCAGTCATAATTAACAAACAATGTTTGCTCCAATCTGCAGATGCCTTTGCTATTGCAAAAGTAACATGGATCTTTACTAATATACGAATAATTATATCATTATATGATACAACAATCGTTTGTGTAATCTTATTTAAGTATTCCAAAACATATATATCAATTCTCTCtggaaaaacacacacacactgacACACACACAAGCACATATATCAAGAAAGCAAAATTAAAACTGTATAATTAATCAGTTATTGATTACTTCTGTGTATAAAAATGCGTATATAACATTTTGGTATATAATCCATGTACAGACAACTTGCCAATTTTGTGTTCGATCAATGTAGTAAATTTTGCTGTTCGGGCCAAGGCCAAATTTCCGGGTTTAATTTTCGTCTATGCCAAAAACATTGCAAAAACCTTCATTCGGAGCTGCGGTCGGGCTCGAGAGATGATGATCCTGCCTTGATATGCTGTGGAATATTAATTGTGTCAAGCTACCAGAAGGAGGTATGATCTACCCGAGTAAAAATGAGTGCAAGATGTGTGAACAATTTCACCGAGTCGGGTTATGTAAATGATAAGAGATGAGAGCACAACGAGATGTATCAAGTCAACATATATGTGAATCAATGAATGCCTCAATGTTTAAACAAACATGATATTTAAAAAAAGTCAGTGATAACCTTGTTTTCAGTAGCCAATTACTAATTATGGCAAGATAGTTGCCCATACCATGCTTTTTGACTCCAACTTCTCTGACATACCAAACTGTCCATTTGGATATTGACGTGATTGTCTATAGAGATATTGATTAGATCGAGATGAGGAAAGATCATTGGAATGGATTTCGTCACGACGATTATAGTATCTGAATCCACGATACACAGTAGAACTATCAGCTGTACTTGAAGATCTATACTCAGGACCATGACGTCCAACACCCCGCCATATAGATGATGAAGATTCATTGTATCTATGATTAATATATTGAGACGATCCATAATCAAATCCACGATGTCTAATTCCATGTGTACCAGATATTGAAAAATGAAATGATTtatcaaaacatgaaagttatagccttatatcttatTTTTCTAATGGAATTGGCCTCAcaataattggatcaatatacaagacATTATACTAAAAACTACAACTATTGCCACATTTTTCATATCGTTTCTGTACTTCCATTTCTTATTTGGCTCAAGATCAACTTTCTATTATACACATTgattttcataatcatcaacAACTATGAAATATAAtaccaataacataaccattctATTACCATTCCAATAAACATAACCATAAACAATAATCATCTACAATAATCATTATCATACCTTACCGTAATGAACCATTAATATCTCGTAACCATATTTTTTAAACACCAAACCGTTCCGCTCGGCCGTTCCGTTCCGCTTCGCCGTTAAACTGCCCATAAAACGTCGAAGAACAGCGCTACAAAACAATCACCGATTTGCCCTGGAACTTTGGAACGACGGTCACCGTTCCCGTTCTGTTCTGGCCGTTCTGACCGCATAACGGCCGTTCCGGCGAATCATGCTGTTGAGGTCTGCAGCACCCGACCCGATTGAGTCTCCACTTTTGATAGCCAACAACTGCAAATATATGGTCCAACCATTATGCATGAATCAATAAAAATTGTAACCCAACGGTCATAATTAGTTCGAAGAAAATAAGAATGAGGTAAAGAGAAAAAAATTGCATGACTCGGGGATATTAAACCAAGTCTCCCTCATTTGAATTTGGTAGAAAGATTTAAACCTTTGGACAAAAACACGCATATAATTCTAAATTTTTTCATTTCGGGAAAAGGGATCATCCTACCATGGTAAATCCTTCTCCATTTGCTTAGTTTTCAATCGAGCCCTCCTGCTTTGAAACCATATAGCGATCTGCCTGGGCTTCAGCCCCAAAGCCCGAGCGAGCCGCATTTTCCTCTCGGGCTCCAGTTTGTTTCTCGACTCGAAGCTCTTCTCCAGGGCCTTCACCTGGTCCAGGCTCAGCCTCCTCTTCTTAATCTCTCCAAGAGACAGCGATTCGTCGTCCGACATATCATCCTCCGGCTGCAATCCCTCGGCCCGATCCATCCCCGGATATGATACGGATGTCCTCATCATgaacaagaaaaatgattttctgCAGCACGTtatcaacagcgtgcattaaaagcacgctgcgaatagtgcttttaacggcgtgcatcaatatgtgcgctgttaatatTGTTACACTTGACAGAaataacggcgtgcattaaaagcacgctgcggaaagtAATATCTGCGGCGTGCATTTATGTGTGCTGTAAATATTATATactttccgcagcgtgcttttcaTGCGCGCCGTTAATCACATATACATTAACGGAGTGCATTAAACGCATGCTACGGAAAGTAATATTacttactatccgcagcgtgccaAAATGTGCGCTGTTAATACTCATGCATTCATGGCTTGCATCGACAGTACGCTGTGGAAAATGTTACGAAATttcaattagcgacggtttacagaaaccgtcgctaatataaatattgcgacggtttttaaaccgTTGCCGATTTAAATCGGCGACAATATAACAAAATACCATCGCGagtagcgacggttattaaaaaaccgtcgctcattGCCATAAATCAGCGACGATTATACATAACCTGTCGCTCATAGCGACAAATTTTTGGGAAACCGTCGGTAATAGTCGCAAATTTTCAGTCCCACTTTCCTATCCACTAttttacaacacttaaaatttttccttCTTATACGATTTTAACTTCGATTTATGTACGTTTTTTTGTTTCgatttttggttaatttttaagtgttttaaTTAAGATCATGAGTTTATTTATTATAGGtgtattgtatttttttaaaaaatttactaaattataaaagtaatttttttttatttttacgcagattttagcgacggtttatacaaccgtcgctaattttaaataCCGTCGTTACAGTtgcaaaccgtcgctacatttaaacaccgtcgctaatatgtAGCGATGGATTTgtcacaaaccgtcgctaatatttagatttttttaaCATTAACGGCATTCATTGCACGCTGCAGATAGTGTATTAACGGCGTACATATGCACGCTGTCATTAGTTTAGCTATCAACAGCATACTCTGCACGCCGTTATTAGACTAAATCGCAGCGTAAATCGCACGCCGCCAATAGTGTCAAACTTAAGACGGCTTTCAACTTTACAGTGTGCGTCGCAGattgcacgctgcggatagCTTTCCGCGGCGCATAATGCACGC is part of the Primulina eburnea isolate SZY01 chromosome 1, ASM2296580v1, whole genome shotgun sequence genome and encodes:
- the LOC140832398 gene encoding mitochondrial outer membrane protein porin of 34 kDa-like, encoding MGKGPGLYSDIGKRARDLLNKDYLSSDQKFTITTYSPTGVTLTSTGTKKGELFLADINTQLKHKNVTTDIKVDTAANLFTTFTIDEPAPGLKTILSFKVPDQRSGKLELQYLHERAGISSSIGLTVNPIVNFSGVLGSDKIAIGTDMSFDTKEGALTKCNFGASFTNSDLIASLTLNDKGDTLTGSYYHTVNPVTSTAVGAEVAHSFTSNENTITVGTQHLLDPLTTVKARLNNFGKASALIQHEWRPKSLITVSTEVDTKSIDKSAKFGLALALKP